The DNA sequence CAGGAGCGATGTTACTGTGTGAAAGTGATTTCATAGAGAAAGGATCAGGCAATGAATAATCGCAAAATGATGTCTGAAGAAGGAAACACCAAAAAGAAAGATCCCCATGAACACCTGCAATATCTGCTCGATGAGCATGAACAGCTTCTGGCTCACATGAAGGATCTCAATCGCTGGTGGACGGAACTGGATGAGCATGGCTTACCCAAATTTGGTGAAATGGGAACGCGTGTTGCCGGTTTTCGTGATTTACTGGCGAAGCATTTTGAGGACGAAGAGCAGGAAGGCTACTTCAAACCGTTGATGGATGAAGAGCCCGGCTTCTGCATCATGGTTCCCGATTTTCAGAAGAAGCATGCAGTGACCCTGTCACGCTTTGACGATTTTATTGATCGGCTCAAGCAGTCTCAGCCTCCCTTTAAAAACTGGAGCGAGGCCATGCGGGAGTTTGATAGTCTGATGTCGGACATTCGCGAACATGAGAATCGGGAAATCAGGCTCGTTCAGGAAGCCTTCGAGAAATCAGCCGGTGATTAAAGGCTGTGAGCGACAGCACTCAAAGGTGTTCGAGACAATGTTGCTGACAGGGACAACAGGAGTTCGTCAGACGCATGAAAGCCATGGTCTTAAAACAGCGTGCGATGATCAGTTCCGAACCTCTGGTCTGCCAGGATGTTCCCGACCCGGAACCGGGGCCACATGAAATCCTGATCAAGGTGCACTGCTGTGCGATCTGTCGCACAGATCTGCACGTGATCGAAGGGGATCTACCCGAAGCGAAATCCCCGGTGATTCCCGGACACCAGGTGGTCGGGAGTGTCATTCAGACTGGGGCCGATTGTCAGCGTTTCCAGATCGGAGACCGAGTCGGAATCGCCTGGCTCCGCAAGACCTGTGGTCAGTGTCAGTTCTGTCAGTCTGGCAGAGAGAATCTCTGTGAGCAGTCGCTGTTTACCGGCTATCACGCGGACGGCGGATTCGCTGAACTGGCTGTCGTGCATGAAGAGTATGCCTATGCGATTCCTGATGTTTTCAGTCATTTAGAGGCGACGCCGTTACTGTGTGCCGGCATCATCGGTTATCGGGCTCTGTCACGCAGCGAACTACAGCCCGGCCAGCGACTGGGGATTTACGGCTTTGGTTCGAGTGCCCATGTGGTGAT is a window from the Gimesia benthica genome containing:
- a CDS encoding zinc-binding alcohol dehydrogenase family protein translates to MKAMVLKQRAMISSEPLVCQDVPDPEPGPHEILIKVHCCAICRTDLHVIEGDLPEAKSPVIPGHQVVGSVIQTGADCQRFQIGDRVGIAWLRKTCGQCQFCQSGRENLCEQSLFTGYHADGGFAELAVVHEEYAYAIPDVFSHLEATPLLCAGIIGYRALSRSELQPGQRLGIYGFGSSAHVVIQIAQHRGCEVYVVTRGEKHRQLARSMGATWVGEYAEQMPKKVHSAIVFAPAGELVPPALKYLEKGGHSHWQEST
- a CDS encoding hemerythrin domain-containing protein translates to MNNRKMMSEEGNTKKKDPHEHLQYLLDEHEQLLAHMKDLNRWWTELDEHGLPKFGEMGTRVAGFRDLLAKHFEDEEQEGYFKPLMDEEPGFCIMVPDFQKKHAVTLSRFDDFIDRLKQSQPPFKNWSEAMREFDSLMSDIREHENREIRLVQEAFEKSAGD